From Erigeron canadensis isolate Cc75 chromosome 8, C_canadensis_v1, whole genome shotgun sequence, one genomic window encodes:
- the LOC122579882 gene encoding protein root UVB sensitive 4 isoform X2, producing MQSPFHIPTSNPTFNFSSKWQKHNKVQIFFPNPCFPRFSKPPPKSLKTSFQFEYEEEKMEKQVEPTLLPVVIKQSDGCVSRYFWDGNDLKLVFVDGFDKFDDFGDVFRRCKMGVRNFLLPRKINENYLEYVKWKFLHRVFSSALQVLATQAMFRAIGIGYARSLPSAAALNWVLKDGLGRLSRCIYTASLASAFDTNLKRVRFLTSVVFSLSIGLELMTPAFPQYFLLLASIANIAKQISLACYLATGTAVHRSFAVADNLGEVSAKAQIQTVCFDNLGLMLAAALNIILKNNQRWQAGLPFVVYPIFTAIDLYGIYQSLKHVHLQTITKDRLEIIIDTWIQRGYVPSPAEVSKREGINFFSTKDRLKWPIRIGCLNSRFQIPKISMMTMRSLCKDDFYFVCTEICFCGFQKREGILLSIREGATTSDIIMGFLQACYIRERLLCNMKKPGILEVYDNNSHQNITNWFNLAAECKESAREGMKLLNEKMVEIGWSCKNILLSTNEQTRFSFIDD from the exons ATGCAATCCCCTTTCCATATCCCCACTTCAAATCCCACTTTCAATTTCAGCTCAAAATGGCAAAAACACAATAAAGTTCAAATCTTTTTTCCAAACCCCTGTTTTCCAAGATTCTCAAAACCACCCCCAAAATCTTTGAAAACTTCATTCCAATTTGaatatgaagaagaaaaaatggaaaaacaaGTTGAGCCCACTTTACTTCCTGTTGTAATTAAACAATCTGATGGGTGTGTTTCAAGGTATTTTTGGGATGGTAATgatttaaaacttgtttttgTTGATGGTTTCGATAAATTCGATGATTTCGGAGACGTGTTTAGGAGATGTAAGATGGGTGTTAGGAATTTCTTGTTGCCAAGAAAGATTAATGAGAATTATTTGGAGTATGTGAAATGGAAGTTTTTGCATAGAGTGTTTAGTTCTGCTCTTCAGGTTCTTGCTACACAG GCAATGTTTAGGGCAATTGGAATTGGGTATGCTCGTTCACTTCCATCTGCAGCAGCCCTTAATTGGGTTTTGAAAGATGGTCTTGGACGGTTAAGCAGGTGCATCTACACGGCTAGCTTAGCGTCGGCTTTTGATACAAACCTAAAG AGGGTTAGGTTCTTGACATCGGTTGTTTTCAGTTTGAGCATTGGCCTTGAGTTGATGACTCCTGCTTTTCCACAATACTTTTTGCTTCTTGCATCAATAGCCAACATTGCTAAGCAGATAAGCCTCGCATGTTACCTAGCAACTGGT ACTGCTGTTCATAGAAGCTTTGCAGTAGCCGATAACCTTGGTGAAGTTTCTGCCAAGGCACAG ATTCAAACAGTTTGCTTTGACAATCTTGGTCTTATGCTGGCTGCAGCCTTGAATATCATCTTAAAGAACAACCAAAG GTGGCAAGCAGGTTTGCCCTTTGTGGTATACCCAATTTTCACTGCCATTGATCTGTATGGAATATATCAGAGTTTGAAGCATGTGCATTTGCAAACAATAACAAAG GATAGGCTAGAGATTATTATAGATACATGGATTCAACGGGGATATGTCCCGTCACCAGCAGAAGTAAGTAAAAGGGAAGGAATCAATTTTTTCTCGACCAAAG ATAGGCTAAAGTGGCCCATCAGGATTGGTTGCTTGAATTCCAGATTccaaataccaaaaatatcaaTGATGACAATGCGATCTTTATGTAAAGACGATTTCTACTTTGTATGCACGGAAATTTGCTTCTGTGGCTTTCAAAAAAGAGAA GGTATTCTTCTCTCTATACGTGAAGGAGCAACGACTTCAGATATCATCATGGGATTCTTACAG GCGTGCTACATCCGTGAACGGCTACTTTGCAATATGAAGAAACCAGGAATTTTAGAAGTTTATGACAACAATTCACATCAGAATATCACTAACTGGTTTAATCTAGCAGCCGAGTGTAAGGAATCTGCTAGAGAAGGTATGAAGTTGCTAAATGAAAAGATGGTTGAAATTGGTTGgtcttgtaaaaacattttgttaAGCACAAATGAGCAAACTCGATTTAGTTTTATAGATGACTAA
- the LOC122609807 gene encoding protein DA1-related 1-like gives MEARDTKYLLLDDGRKLCLECHDSAITDTHECQPLYLEIQDFYEGLRLDGILFQFTAYNLILLCKLTLAELRCTKTKVGAGRLTDMFTEPYKVVRQCAVTAILILYSVPRLLTDSILAHEMIHPWIRLKGAKYLLFIQFSTLTI, from the exons ATGGAGGCACGAGACACAAAGTACTTGTTACTGGATGATGGTCGGAAGCTATGCCTAGAATGCCATGACTCTGCAATAACAGATACTCATGAATGCCAACCACTGTATCTTGAAATTCAAGACTTTTATGAAGGATTAAGACTAGATGGTATTTTGTTTCAGTTTACTGCCTATAATTTAATCTTGCTATGTAAATTGACCCTCGCAGAGCTAAG GTGCACAAAGACAAAGGTTGGGGCAGGCCGGCTAACGGACATGTTTACAGAACCTTATAAGGTAGTTCGTCAATGTGCAGTGACAGCAATTCTGATTTTGTACAGTGTCCCTCGGTTATTAACTGATTCGATACTCGCTCATGAGATGATACATCCATGGATCCGACTTAAAGGTGCAAAATATCTCCTATTTATTCAGTTTTCTACTCTTACCATCTAA
- the LOC122609801 gene encoding putative B3 domain-containing protein At5g66980: MKRERDSPEKIPIIINKDPEFFEVFLPDRISHQLRVPPDFVKNFDGKIPEAVIVKDLSGRVWHVDIKQEKNGVFFKNGWNKIVNEKGLEFGQFLVFRYTRVSKSFTVRIFGKDACKVEEQDYTKPFIRVKDEFESDPVDLKPVPKVRRNSRKAC, translated from the exons ATGAAGCGAGAAAGGGATAGCCCTGAAAAGATTccaattataattaataaagatcCAGAATTCTTCGAAGTCTTTCTTCCTGATCGTATCTCACACCAACTG CGTGTACCTCCGGATTTTGTCAAGAATTTTGATGGGAAAATACCTGAAGCAGTTATAGTTAAAGATCTATCGGGGAGAGTGTGGCATGTAGATATAAAACAAGAgaaaaatggtgtttttttcAAGAATGGTTGGAACAAAATTGTGAATGAAAAGGGTTTAGAGTTTGGCCAATTTTTGGTGTTTAGATACACAAGAGTATCGAAATCGTTCACTGTTCGAATCTTTGGCAAAGATGCATGTAAGGTTGAAGAACAAGATTACACAAAACCGTTTATTCGTGTGAAAGATGAATTCGAATCGGATCCAGTAGATTTAAAGCCGGTTCCCAAAGTTAGAAGAAACTCCAGAAAAGCATGTTAG
- the LOC122609800 gene encoding ATP-dependent DNA helicase PIF1-like: protein MSPELYSPDFLNRIKISGLPNHNITLREGAPVMLLRNVDQQQGLCNGTRLQVKRLCEHVIEAIVISGSHVGHITYIPRMKLTSSDKKLPFQFQRQFPLFVCFAITVNKSQGQSLGRVGLYLPKPVFTHGQLYVALSRVKSSQGLKVLICDQQGHPTNHTTNVVYKEVLQGL, encoded by the coding sequence ATGAGCCCAGAATTATATTCTCCAGACTTTCTAAACCGAATAAAGATTTCTGGTCTTCCGAATCATAATATAACTCTGAGGGAAGGTGCTCCTGTCATGTTGCTTAGAAATGTTGATCAGCAACAAGGTCTTTGCAATGGTACTCGATTGCAGGTAAAACGTCTATGTGAACATGTTATTGAGGCAATTGTTATTTCTGGAAGTCACGTTGGTCATATCACATATATCCCCCGTATGAAATTGACAAGTTCCGATAAGAAACTGCCTTTCCAATTTCAGCGACAATTCCCACTTTTCGTTTGTTTTGCGATAACTGTCAACAAAAGTCAGGGACAATCGTTAGGGAGGGTTGGCCTCTATCTACCTAAGCCGGTATTCACGCATGGACAACTTTACGTTGCATTGTCGAGGGTCAAGAGTAGCCAAGGACTGAAGGTGCTTATTTGTGATCAACAAGGCCATCCAACAAACCATACGACAAATGTTGTATATAAAGAAGTTCTTCAGGGCCTCTGA
- the LOC122609803 gene encoding B3 domain-containing protein REM5-like, producing the protein MNLKKASFFKIIMRDSDDFISLSPVFTKKYMEESNETQTIVLKTNSSTAEWKVKYLKIDGKYYFMDGWLKFMKDNGVQMGDFLVFWLVSRSPTVFEVFPYAPNTCLKNQSSCSGNINPGTPKVGHGLGGPSASADADSDACDDDDDDDKETSMEEVPAYDVSVNKNINKSMSKIVMKTYTNCIPLTKEFENATGIGCYDTLLLKNKEGSKWKVDIRRYINNNQKTLRISKGWAKFVKDNKVEVGDKCEFKHLKGKLVRVHVFKKNERSFGNKSNNGD; encoded by the exons ATGAATTTAAAGAAAGCATCCTTTTTCAAGATTATTATGAGGGATTCTGATGACTtcatt TCATTGTCGCCTGTTTTTACAAAGAAGTACATGGAAGAAAGCAACGAGACACAAACCATTGTCCTCAAAACAAACTCATCTACTGCGGAATGGAAAGTTAAATACTTGAAGATCGATGGCAAATATTACTTCATGGATGGATGGCTTAAGTTCATGAAAGATAATGGTGTTCAAATGGGCGACTTTCTTGTCTTTTGGCTCGTGTCCCGTTCACCAACGGTCTTTGAAGTCTTTCCTTATGCACCCAATACATGTCTCAAAAATCAATCTAGTTGTTCGGGTAATATCAATCCAGGAACACCAAAAGTTGGCCACGGTTTAGGTGGTCCAAGTGCAAGCGCAGACGCAGACTCAGACGCAtgtgatgacgatgatgatgatgataaggaAACCTCCATGGAAGAAGTTCCTGCTTATGATGTTTCGGTgaataaaaatatcaacaagtcaATGTCAAAGATTGTCATGAAAACATATACTAATTGCATT CCGTTGACAAAGGAATTCGAGAACGCAACAGGAATCGGCTGTTACGACACCTTGTTACTGAAGAACAAAGAGGGAAGCAAGTGGAAAGTTGATATAAGAAGGTACATtaataacaatcaaaaaacGTTGCGCATTTCGAAAGGATGGGCAAAGTTCGTGAAAGACAATAAGGTAGAAGTTGGAGATAAATGTGAGTTTAAGCATTTGAAAGGCAAGCTGGTTCGTGTTCATGTGTTTAAGAAGAATGAAAGGTCTTTCGGCAATAAGTCAAACAACGGTGATTga
- the LOC122579882 gene encoding protein root UVB sensitive 4 isoform X1, which produces MQSPFHIPTSNPTFNFSSKWQKHNKVQIFFPNPCFPRFSKPPPKSLKTSFQFEYEEEKMEKQVEPTLLPVVIKQSDGCVSRYFWDGNDLKLVFVDGFDKFDDFGDVFRRCKMGVRNFLLPRKINENYLEYVKWKFLHRVFSSALQVLATQAMFRAIGIGYARSLPSAAALNWVLKDGLGRLSRCIYTASLASAFDTNLKRVRFLTSVVFSLSIGLELMTPAFPQYFLLLASIANIAKQISLACYLATGTAVHRSFAVADNLGEVSAKAQIQTVCFDNLGLMLAAALNIILKNNQRWQAGLPFVVYPIFTAIDLYGIYQSLKHVHLQTITKDRLEIIIDTWIQRGYVPSPAEVSKREGINFFSTKDRLKWPIRIGCLNSRFQIPKISMMTMRSLCKDDFYFVCTEICFCGFQKREQGILLSIREGATTSDIIMGFLQACYIRERLLCNMKKPGILEVYDNNSHQNITNWFNLAAECKESAREGMKLLNEKMVEIGWSCKNILLSTNEQTRFSFIDD; this is translated from the exons ATGCAATCCCCTTTCCATATCCCCACTTCAAATCCCACTTTCAATTTCAGCTCAAAATGGCAAAAACACAATAAAGTTCAAATCTTTTTTCCAAACCCCTGTTTTCCAAGATTCTCAAAACCACCCCCAAAATCTTTGAAAACTTCATTCCAATTTGaatatgaagaagaaaaaatggaaaaacaaGTTGAGCCCACTTTACTTCCTGTTGTAATTAAACAATCTGATGGGTGTGTTTCAAGGTATTTTTGGGATGGTAATgatttaaaacttgtttttgTTGATGGTTTCGATAAATTCGATGATTTCGGAGACGTGTTTAGGAGATGTAAGATGGGTGTTAGGAATTTCTTGTTGCCAAGAAAGATTAATGAGAATTATTTGGAGTATGTGAAATGGAAGTTTTTGCATAGAGTGTTTAGTTCTGCTCTTCAGGTTCTTGCTACACAG GCAATGTTTAGGGCAATTGGAATTGGGTATGCTCGTTCACTTCCATCTGCAGCAGCCCTTAATTGGGTTTTGAAAGATGGTCTTGGACGGTTAAGCAGGTGCATCTACACGGCTAGCTTAGCGTCGGCTTTTGATACAAACCTAAAG AGGGTTAGGTTCTTGACATCGGTTGTTTTCAGTTTGAGCATTGGCCTTGAGTTGATGACTCCTGCTTTTCCACAATACTTTTTGCTTCTTGCATCAATAGCCAACATTGCTAAGCAGATAAGCCTCGCATGTTACCTAGCAACTGGT ACTGCTGTTCATAGAAGCTTTGCAGTAGCCGATAACCTTGGTGAAGTTTCTGCCAAGGCACAG ATTCAAACAGTTTGCTTTGACAATCTTGGTCTTATGCTGGCTGCAGCCTTGAATATCATCTTAAAGAACAACCAAAG GTGGCAAGCAGGTTTGCCCTTTGTGGTATACCCAATTTTCACTGCCATTGATCTGTATGGAATATATCAGAGTTTGAAGCATGTGCATTTGCAAACAATAACAAAG GATAGGCTAGAGATTATTATAGATACATGGATTCAACGGGGATATGTCCCGTCACCAGCAGAAGTAAGTAAAAGGGAAGGAATCAATTTTTTCTCGACCAAAG ATAGGCTAAAGTGGCCCATCAGGATTGGTTGCTTGAATTCCAGATTccaaataccaaaaatatcaaTGATGACAATGCGATCTTTATGTAAAGACGATTTCTACTTTGTATGCACGGAAATTTGCTTCTGTGGCTTTCAAAAAAGAGAA CAGGGTATTCTTCTCTCTATACGTGAAGGAGCAACGACTTCAGATATCATCATGGGATTCTTACAG GCGTGCTACATCCGTGAACGGCTACTTTGCAATATGAAGAAACCAGGAATTTTAGAAGTTTATGACAACAATTCACATCAGAATATCACTAACTGGTTTAATCTAGCAGCCGAGTGTAAGGAATCTGCTAGAGAAGGTATGAAGTTGCTAAATGAAAAGATGGTTGAAATTGGTTGgtcttgtaaaaacattttgttaAGCACAAATGAGCAAACTCGATTTAGTTTTATAGATGACTAA